The Anopheles coluzzii chromosome 2, AcolN3, whole genome shotgun sequence genome window below encodes:
- the LOC120950174 gene encoding chitinase-3-like protein 1, whose protein sequence is MVRAFLFCFALLVAFYNVESRKPVVCYYASWSTYRPGRGQFNVENIDPFLCTHLIYAFFGVNDSGAVTILDPWLDLDSGRGNVRLFNQLRNQNPNLKTLAAIGGATVDRVIFSQIAASASLRSTFARNARDFCLAHGFDGVDLGWEFPAMHDGDTAPYDKRNFVLMLSELALALRSHGLLLTAALAASETIASISYDIAGIVPHLDFINLMAYDYNGAWSNFTGHNAPLFAGPSDQNDFQRTLNVQHSINYWLSQGAPASKLVLGVPAYGRTFTLANSAVNGLRAPAEGPGLPGPYTGQYGYIAYHEVCGHLSSTTGWYRVWEPIQKIPYTFSNNQWIGYDDRQSIWEKCNYANSQQLAGMMMWSIDMDDFRGNCGTSFTLLKTVNECLV, encoded by the exons ATGGTACGcgcatttcttttttgttttgccctaCTCGTGGCGTTTTACAACGTGGAATCAAGAA AACCAGTGGTTTGCTACTACGCATCATGGTCAACGTACCGTCCAGGAAGAGGACAATTCAACGTGGAAAACATCGATCCCTTCCTGTGTACCCATCTCATTTACGCATTCTTTGGAGTGAACGACTCTGGAGCAGTGACGATACTAGATCCCTGGTTAGATCTGGATAGTGGCCGAGGAAATGTTCGACTCTTTAATCAACTACGAAACCAGAATCCTAATCTCAAAACGCTGGCCGCTATCGGTGGTGCAACTGTTGATCGAGTCATATTTTCTCAAATTGCTGCCAGTGCGTCCTTGCGTAGTACCTTTGCACGAAACGCACGAGACTTTTGTCTCGCCCATGGATTTGATGGAGTGGATCTTGGATGGGAGTTCCCAGCCATGCACGACGGTGATACCGCACCGTATGATAAGCGGAATTTTGTGTTGATGCTATCAGAGCTGGCTCTTGCGCTGCGCTCTCACGGTTTGTTACTAACAGCGGCACTTGCCGCCAGCGAAACAATTGCTTCCATTTCGTACGACATTGCCGGTATAGTGCCACACTTGGATTTCATTAATCTGATGGCGTACGACTACAACGGAGCGTGGAGCAATTTCACGGGCCACAATGCACCGCTCTTTGCCGGGCCGTCCGATCAGAATGACTTTCAACGAACACTTAACGTCCAACACAGCATCAACTATTGGCTAAGCCAGGGAGCTCCCGCGTCAAAACTGGTTCTCGGTGTTCCGGCTTATGGGCGTACCTTCACATTAGCCAACTCTGCTGTTAATGGATTACGAGCACCAGCCGAAGGTCCCGGACTACCCGGACCGTACACAGGCCAATACGGATACATTGCATACCACGAGGTTTGTGGCCACTTGTCATCTACAACTGGTTGGTATCGTGTATGGGAACCAATTCAAAAAATTCCTTACACCTTTTCCAATAACCAATGGATAGGATATGACGATAGGCAAAGTATATGGGAAAAGTGTAACTACGCTAACAGTCAACAACTTGCTGGTATGATGATGTGGTCGATTGATATGGATGATTTTCGTGGAAACTGTGGAACCAGTTTTACTCTGCTCAAAACTGTCAATGAATGCCTAGTGTAA